In the genome of Myxococcus stipitatus, one region contains:
- a CDS encoding cyclic nucleotide-binding domain-containing protein: protein MAGAAEVSNLLLKEGARGRGSLVAGPVRVVWEAVMQAAVDVAVRAYEDLSPVQRERVLEESVNVPAQARSALVDVLRRARDFAGAARLLEAQGADADAAALHEQAGALMLAAEAWLRAGDLVRASAAFERAGALERALELYRALDARESMAQCLTRLQRPLEAAEVYHALGYAHAELEALRGVPPEHPRRREAVLRMCALLDEQGESWRALVLLADARQESSVAREDEVLKAEHLRLLRHLDLSGASQALASASAVASVEAPPPVAERASPAPDGYEYLKAIPIFAELALEDLKDLFRMAHQVVIPADTTVLEKGAQGTGLLVLLEGSVDVASGPGPDARLLNTLGPGTWLGEISLILDGPTSAHVRSCTSVRALRVTRSDFQHFLATHEAAALRIYRLFTHNLAERVRALSA, encoded by the coding sequence ATGGCGGGGGCCGCTGAGGTGTCCAACCTCCTCTTGAAAGAGGGCGCCAGGGGGCGGGGTTCGCTCGTGGCGGGCCCTGTTCGCGTGGTGTGGGAGGCGGTGATGCAGGCTGCGGTGGATGTCGCGGTGCGGGCCTACGAGGACTTGTCTCCGGTGCAACGAGAGCGCGTGCTGGAAGAATCCGTGAATGTGCCGGCGCAGGCGCGCTCGGCGCTGGTGGATGTGCTGCGCCGCGCCCGGGACTTCGCGGGCGCCGCCCGGCTCCTGGAGGCGCAGGGCGCGGACGCGGACGCCGCGGCGCTGCACGAGCAGGCGGGCGCGCTGATGCTCGCGGCGGAGGCCTGGCTGCGCGCCGGGGACCTGGTCCGCGCGTCGGCGGCCTTCGAGCGGGCGGGCGCGCTGGAGCGGGCGCTGGAGCTGTACCGCGCGCTGGATGCCCGCGAGTCCATGGCGCAATGCCTGACGCGGCTGCAGCGCCCGCTGGAGGCGGCGGAGGTGTACCACGCGCTGGGCTACGCCCACGCGGAGCTGGAGGCGCTCCGGGGCGTGCCGCCCGAGCATCCCCGGCGCCGCGAGGCGGTGCTGCGCATGTGCGCGCTGCTCGACGAGCAGGGGGAGTCCTGGCGCGCGCTGGTGTTGCTGGCGGACGCGCGGCAGGAGTCCTCGGTGGCCCGGGAGGACGAGGTGCTCAAGGCGGAGCACCTGCGCCTGCTGCGGCATCTGGATTTGAGCGGGGCCTCGCAGGCGCTGGCGTCCGCGTCGGCCGTCGCGTCGGTGGAGGCGCCGCCTCCGGTGGCGGAGCGGGCGAGTCCAGCACCGGATGGATATGAGTACCTCAAGGCCATTCCCATCTTCGCGGAGCTGGCGCTAGAGGACTTGAAGGATTTGTTCCGCATGGCGCACCAGGTGGTCATCCCCGCGGACACCACCGTGCTGGAGAAGGGCGCGCAGGGCACGGGGCTCCTGGTGTTGTTGGAGGGCTCGGTGGATGTGGCGAGTGGTCCAGGACCGGATGCACGACTTCTCAACACCTTGGGGCCGGGAACGTGGCTGGGGGAAATCTCTCTCATCCTGGACGGGCCCACGTCCGCGCATGTGCGCTCATGCACCTCCGTGAGGGCGCTGCGGGTGACGCGCTCGGACTTCCAGCACTTCCTGGCCACGCACGAGGCCGCGGCCCTGCGCATCTACCGGTTGTTCACACACAACCTGGCGGAGCGGGTGCGTGCGTTGAGCGCGTAG